Proteins from a single region of Runella sp. SP2:
- a CDS encoding mandelate racemase/muconate lactonizing enzyme family protein, whose translation MKITRVRPFLKKLALSKPYAIAGYTFTDAENVFLEIELENGIVGLGAASPAEEVVGETGTQTFAQLQSDFFQGFVGRDIRHFRQLIFETCQAFPMLPGTQAVVDIALHDAFGQYLGTPIVAYYGQKITSLPTSVTIGIMSVEETLKEAEEYRRLGFKVLKVKTGEVVEEDIERVLRLHENYGATFKIRVDANQGYSLEELKRFSKATEKGEIEVIEQPLVVGEEASLLSLDAELRKNLVADESLKNAKAALTLTQSPQPFGVFNVKLMKCGGILNAFEIATIAKNAKIDLFWGCNDESIVSITAALHAAFACPTTRYLDLDGSFDLAEDVVSGGFVLKDGFLSLTDKAGLGLSSVRR comes from the coding sequence ATGAAAATTACCCGCGTTCGACCTTTTCTCAAAAAATTGGCATTGAGTAAACCTTACGCCATTGCGGGCTATACGTTTACAGACGCGGAAAATGTTTTCTTGGAAATTGAACTTGAAAACGGCATTGTCGGGCTTGGAGCCGCCAGTCCAGCGGAAGAAGTGGTCGGAGAAACGGGAACGCAGACGTTTGCCCAATTGCAATCGGATTTTTTTCAAGGGTTTGTCGGACGGGATATTCGTCATTTTCGGCAACTAATATTTGAAACTTGTCAAGCTTTTCCGATGCTACCAGGCACGCAAGCCGTGGTGGATATTGCGCTTCACGATGCGTTTGGGCAGTACCTTGGAACCCCAATTGTAGCGTATTACGGTCAAAAAATAACCTCACTTCCTACCTCCGTTACCATCGGGATAATGTCGGTTGAGGAAACGCTAAAAGAAGCCGAAGAATACCGAAGATTAGGTTTTAAAGTGCTGAAAGTTAAGACAGGAGAGGTTGTTGAAGAAGACATTGAACGGGTCTTGCGACTGCATGAAAACTATGGTGCTACATTCAAAATTAGGGTGGATGCCAACCAAGGTTACAGTTTAGAGGAATTGAAACGGTTTAGCAAAGCCACCGAAAAAGGAGAGATTGAGGTCATCGAACAACCGTTAGTGGTAGGAGAGGAGGCTTCCCTATTGTCGCTTGATGCCGAACTAAGAAAGAACCTCGTGGCGGACGAATCGCTCAAAAATGCCAAGGCTGCCCTCACGCTTACCCAATCCCCGCAGCCTTTTGGGGTTTTCAATGTCAAACTCATGAAATGCGGTGGAATCCTCAATGCTTTTGAGATTGCCACCATCGCTAAAAATGCTAAAATTGACTTGTTTTGGGGGTGTAACGACGAAAGTATCGTTAGCATTACTGCGGCTTTGCACGCTGCTTTTGCCTGCCCCACTACCCGTTATTTGGATTTAGACGGAAGTTTTGACCTCGCCGAAGACGTAGTTTCGGGTGGTTTTGTACTTAAAGATGGCTTTTTAAGCCTGACAGACAAAGCGGGTTTAGGATTATCATCGGTCAGACGGTAG
- the cas1b gene encoding type I-B CRISPR-associated endonuclease Cas1b: MKKSYYLFNPGRLSRKDNTLCFVPVDEDGNEGQPRYIPIEGVDNLYCFGSLDANSAMYNFLGKNHVSVHFFDYYEHYTGSFMAKEYLLAGKMQVEQTRHYLSDKKRMVVAKTLVEGAAFNMSKNLKYYQGRGKDVAKQLGQIDSFTPLIANAGGISELMGIEGNIRQAYYGAFGEIINDFDMGNRSKQPPQNEVNALISFGNMMCYTVCLDQIYHTQLNPTISFLHEPGARRYSLALDLSEIFKPMLVDRTIFTVLNKKQLQASDFRQDINRCVLKEGAKKVFVQAFEERLKETFKHRSLGRSVSYKHLVKLECYKLQKHLLGMEVYKPFKMMW, translated from the coding sequence ATGAAAAAAAGCTATTATCTCTTTAACCCTGGCCGCTTGAGTCGAAAAGACAACACCCTCTGTTTTGTGCCCGTTGACGAGGACGGTAACGAAGGACAGCCGCGCTATATTCCCATTGAAGGAGTCGATAACCTCTACTGTTTTGGGAGTTTGGACGCCAACAGCGCGATGTACAATTTTTTGGGTAAAAACCACGTATCGGTTCATTTTTTCGACTATTACGAACATTATACGGGGTCGTTTATGGCCAAAGAGTATTTGTTGGCGGGCAAAATGCAAGTAGAACAAACGCGACATTATCTCTCCGACAAAAAACGAATGGTCGTAGCGAAGACCTTGGTCGAAGGGGCGGCTTTTAACATGTCCAAAAACCTAAAGTACTACCAAGGGCGCGGTAAAGACGTAGCGAAGCAACTTGGACAAATCGACAGTTTTACGCCATTGATTGCCAATGCGGGAGGCATTTCGGAGTTGATGGGCATCGAAGGCAATATCCGACAAGCCTATTATGGGGCGTTTGGGGAGATAATCAACGATTTTGACATGGGAAACCGCAGCAAGCAACCGCCTCAAAACGAGGTGAATGCGTTGATTTCGTTTGGCAATATGATGTGTTATACGGTGTGTTTAGACCAAATTTACCACACCCAACTCAATCCCACCATCAGTTTTTTGCACGAACCTGGGGCGAGGCGGTATTCTTTGGCGTTGGATTTGTCGGAGATATTTAAACCCATGTTGGTCGATCGCACGATTTTCACCGTATTGAACAAAAAACAGCTACAAGCCAGCGATTTTCGGCAGGATATCAACCGCTGCGTGTTGAAAGAAGGGGCAAAAAAAGTATTTGTACAAGCGTTTGAAGAGCGGCTGAAAGAGACATTTAAACATCGTTCGTTGGGTAGAAGCGTGAGTTATAAGCATTTAGTAAAACTAGAGTGCTACAAACTGCAAAAGCACCTGCTCGGTATGGAAGTATATAAACCTTTTAAAATGATGTGGTAA
- the cas4 gene encoding CRISPR-associated protein Cas4: MNINATLLNYYQLCHRKMWLHYHAIRMEHTSEVVYEGKLIGEESYPFRADKNEELEISLPLENEKVVLTAKIDFFDAKRGIVHETKKSAAKEWAHVAQLQFYLYLLQKNGVEVSHGVIEYPKLRQTERVILGEADVLRIEASIEKIREVLEQEQCPLKLPISKCKTCSYFEFCWVGDE, encoded by the coding sequence ATGAACATCAACGCGACATTGTTAAACTATTACCAGCTTTGCCACCGCAAAATGTGGCTGCACTACCATGCCATCCGAATGGAACACACCTCGGAGGTGGTGTATGAAGGCAAGCTGATAGGGGAAGAGAGTTACCCTTTTCGGGCCGACAAAAACGAAGAACTAGAAATATCGCTCCCCCTTGAGAACGAAAAGGTAGTCCTAACGGCCAAAATCGACTTTTTTGACGCCAAACGTGGGATTGTTCACGAAACCAAAAAATCGGCAGCCAAAGAATGGGCGCATGTCGCGCAATTGCAGTTTTATCTTTATTTGTTGCAGAAAAATGGCGTAGAAGTCAGTCACGGCGTTATCGAATACCCCAAATTACGCCAAACCGAACGGGTGATACTTGGGGAAGCCGACGTGCTACGAATTGAAGCCAGTATCGAAAAAATCAGGGAAGTGCTCGAACAAGAACAATGTCCGCTGAAGTTGCCAATTTCAAAATGCAAAACGTGTAGCTATTTTGAATTTTGCTGGGTGGGAGACGAATAA
- the galK gene encoding galactokinase, giving the protein MYLYSEKIVEDFQQIFGKTPSFVVRAPGRINLIGEHTDYNNGFVLPAAIDKAIYFAIAPRTDRLCKVYAADLNDAFEFSLDSLNKCPKSWANYLIGVTSELIKEGYVIPTGFEVAFGGDVPNGAGLSSSAAVESGMGWALSELFGLAIPRLQLALVAQRAEHHFAGLQCGIMDMFASIHGKANSVIRLDCRDLTFEYFPFDFENYQLVLCNSGVKHTLADSAYNTRRQECEEGVEILQQFYPTIASLRDVSLAQVEAHKADFSENVYRRCWYVTGEIERVVSACEDLQRGDLVAFGKKMYETHTGLSEDYEVSCVELDFLVEQTVALNEVLGARLMGGGFGGCTINIVETAQVDSFIEKMTVAYREQFNKKLVCHVVGITEGVARLEKL; this is encoded by the coding sequence GTGTATTTGTATTCAGAAAAAATTGTCGAGGACTTTCAACAAATTTTTGGAAAAACTCCTTCCTTCGTCGTGCGTGCCCCTGGTCGCATCAATCTTATTGGTGAACATACCGATTATAACAATGGGTTTGTACTACCCGCGGCCATCGATAAAGCAATCTATTTTGCCATTGCGCCCCGTACCGACCGACTTTGTAAGGTGTATGCCGCAGATTTGAACGATGCGTTTGAGTTTAGCCTTGATTCGCTCAATAAATGCCCTAAAAGTTGGGCCAATTACCTCATTGGGGTGACTAGCGAACTCATCAAGGAGGGGTATGTCATCCCGACGGGTTTTGAAGTAGCTTTTGGTGGAGATGTACCAAACGGAGCGGGTCTTTCGTCGTCGGCAGCAGTGGAAAGCGGAATGGGATGGGCGTTGAGTGAGTTATTTGGGTTGGCAATCCCGCGTTTGCAACTTGCCCTCGTTGCGCAACGTGCTGAACATCATTTCGCTGGGCTTCAGTGTGGGATCATGGATATGTTTGCGTCTATCCATGGTAAAGCTAATTCCGTCATTCGCCTTGATTGTCGCGATTTGACGTTTGAATATTTTCCTTTCGATTTTGAAAACTACCAGTTGGTGCTTTGCAACTCTGGTGTAAAACATACGTTGGCTGATTCAGCTTACAACACCCGCCGCCAAGAGTGTGAGGAAGGGGTAGAAATTTTACAGCAATTTTACCCAACTATTGCCAGCTTACGCGATGTAAGTTTAGCGCAAGTTGAGGCGCATAAAGCCGATTTTTCTGAAAATGTTTATCGCCGTTGTTGGTACGTGACGGGTGAAATTGAGCGGGTCGTAAGTGCGTGTGAAGATTTGCAACGGGGTGATTTAGTCGCTTTTGGTAAAAAAATGTACGAAACGCATACGGGATTGAGTGAGGATTATGAAGTGAGTTGCGTAGAACTTGATTTTTTGGTAGAACAAACGGTTGCTCTTAACGAGGTCTTGGGGGCTCGCCTGATGGGCGGTGGCTTTGGCGGCTGTACCATTAATATCGTCGAAACGGCGCAAGTGGATTCTTTTATCGAAAAGATGACCGTGGCCTACCGTGAGCAGTTTAATAAAAAATTGGTTTGCCACGTCGTGGGTATCACGGAAGGCGTTGCCCGACTAGAAAAGTTATAA
- a CDS encoding glycerol-3-phosphate dehydrogenase/oxidase, giving the protein MNRSKNLQRLQNETFDICIIGGGASGAGCALDAALRGFKVALIEKKDFASETSSKSTKLIHGGVRYLEQAFKNLDFAQLKQVRHGLEERQIVLQNAPHLARPLPLLTPVFSWFEGLYFTIGLRMYDFFAKGDALPKSRWLSKKETLLRMPSLDAKKLHSAVLYFDGQLDDARYCLALAHAAEEAGVAVANYTELVGVKKDTNGKLTEAQVRPTEGEATFGIKAKLFINCTGALADHVRLMANPKLSKRIRPSKGVHVVLPYEVLKSDDAMLIPKTSDGRVVFAIPFEGQLLLGTTDTDYKDLDKEPILDDKEVDFLLDTLTRYLAKRPDKSQVKAGFGGLRPLLAASESASTKKLVRDHEVEHDPTSNLLSLLGGKWTTYRYMAKDTIDKACELLSVDRECTTAQHLLVGGEDYAFEDWKIIQTVYRLAKDIAKNLIRKYGSRAHKVARLTQENILWAQRLVDKYPFIQAEVIYQVREEMALTLRDVFARRTRLEILDWEAVLEALPVVADLMAQELGWTMEQKQQQIDEYTAQLQSFIKSAQ; this is encoded by the coding sequence ATGAATCGTTCAAAAAATTTGCAACGCCTTCAAAATGAAACGTTTGATATTTGTATCATTGGAGGCGGGGCCAGCGGGGCAGGTTGTGCGCTCGACGCGGCACTGCGCGGCTTTAAGGTGGCATTGATTGAAAAAAAAGATTTTGCCTCCGAAACTTCGTCGAAATCGACAAAGTTGATTCATGGGGGAGTACGTTACCTTGAACAAGCGTTTAAAAACTTAGATTTTGCCCAATTAAAACAGGTGCGTCACGGCTTAGAAGAACGCCAAATTGTGCTCCAAAATGCCCCGCATTTGGCACGGCCGCTGCCCCTTCTGACACCCGTTTTTAGTTGGTTTGAAGGCTTGTATTTTACGATTGGGTTGCGGATGTACGACTTTTTTGCCAAAGGTGACGCCTTGCCTAAAAGCCGTTGGTTGAGCAAAAAAGAAACGCTTTTGCGAATGCCTTCTTTGGATGCTAAAAAATTGCACAGCGCAGTTCTGTATTTTGACGGGCAGCTCGACGATGCGCGTTATTGCCTTGCCCTGGCTCACGCGGCCGAAGAAGCAGGCGTTGCCGTGGCCAATTATACGGAATTGGTGGGGGTAAAAAAAGATACTAATGGAAAACTGACCGAAGCGCAAGTAAGACCAACCGAAGGGGAGGCTACGTTTGGGATAAAAGCAAAATTATTTATCAATTGTACGGGGGCATTGGCGGATCACGTTCGATTGATGGCCAATCCTAAATTATCAAAACGTATTCGCCCAAGCAAAGGGGTGCACGTGGTGTTGCCGTACGAAGTACTGAAAAGTGATGATGCCATGCTGATTCCCAAAACCAGCGATGGGCGTGTCGTTTTTGCGATTCCGTTTGAAGGTCAACTGCTTTTAGGAACGACAGATACGGATTATAAAGATTTAGACAAAGAGCCTATTTTAGATGACAAAGAGGTTGATTTTCTGTTGGATACACTTACTAGGTACTTGGCCAAACGCCCCGATAAATCACAGGTAAAAGCAGGTTTTGGTGGACTTCGACCTTTATTGGCGGCGAGTGAATCGGCCTCTACCAAGAAGCTAGTGCGCGACCACGAAGTTGAACATGACCCTACGTCGAATTTGCTAAGTTTGTTGGGAGGAAAATGGACAACCTACCGTTACATGGCCAAAGATACCATCGACAAAGCCTGTGAATTGTTGAGCGTTGACCGTGAATGTACTACTGCACAGCATCTTCTAGTAGGTGGCGAAGATTACGCGTTTGAAGATTGGAAAATTATTCAAACGGTATATCGTTTGGCCAAAGATATAGCCAAAAACCTCATTCGTAAATATGGAAGCAGGGCGCACAAAGTCGCGCGTCTGACGCAAGAAAATATCCTTTGGGCGCAGCGCTTGGTGGACAAATATCCCTTTATTCAAGCGGAGGTCATTTACCAAGTTCGGGAAGAAATGGCCTTGACCTTGCGGGATGTTTTTGCACGACGTACGCGTTTGGAAATTCTGGATTGGGAAGCTGTTTTGGAAGCCCTACCCGTAGTGGCCGATTTGATGGCGCAAGAATTGGGCTGGACGATGGAACAAAAACAGCAGCAAATCGACGAATATACCGCTCAACTTCAATCATTTATCAAATCAGCGCAATAA
- the cas2 gene encoding CRISPR-associated endonuclease Cas2 produces the protein MVKAPPAPNGGVILIAMYVILVYDIGEKRVAKMLKHCRKYLNWIQNSVFEGEITEAKLKEMLMGARAIMNEEQDSVILFKSRNERWLDKEIIGVERSSIDNFL, from the coding sequence GTGGTAAAAGCCCCCCCCGCCCCCAATGGGGGAGTAATTTTAATTGCTATGTATGTGATATTGGTGTATGATATTGGAGAAAAACGAGTGGCAAAGATGCTGAAACACTGCCGCAAGTACCTAAACTGGATTCAAAATTCGGTGTTTGAAGGAGAAATTACGGAAGCGAAGTTGAAAGAAATGTTGATGGGGGCGCGTGCGATTATGAATGAAGAACAAGATAGTGTCATCCTCTTTAAGAGTCGGAACGAGCGATGGCTCGACAAAGAAATTATTGGGGTAGAACGAAGTTCTATTGATAACTTTCTTTGA
- a CDS encoding DUF1611 domain-containing protein: MKSNNALILTNGLLSTNDAKTAHGLIRGTERYTIVGVIDAPTAGQDAGEVLDGKTRNIPIFSSLSKSLKQLPSVDYLIIGVATVGGVLPPDMLTIVEEAIKNGLSIVNGLHEYLSEKPEIVALAAQHNVQLIDVRKPKARKDLHFWTGEIYDVSCPIVAVIGMDCALGKRTTARLIRQACGSQNINAQMIYTGQTGWLQGGKYGFIFDSTLNDFVSGEVEHAIVSCWKETNADLILVEGQSSLRNPSGPCGLEFLISGQAKYVVLVHAPKRIYFDNEAHWGKIPSVESEIEIIEKFGSKVLALALNTEGCTEKEALDFQQEYRSRLAIPVVLPLEQGVQEIVEQLQLLLV, encoded by the coding sequence ATGAAAAGTAACAATGCGCTCATTTTAACCAATGGCCTTTTAAGTACCAACGACGCCAAAACGGCACACGGTCTGATTCGGGGCACGGAACGATACACCATTGTGGGGGTGATTGATGCACCCACCGCTGGGCAAGATGCGGGGGAAGTATTGGACGGCAAAACTCGCAATATTCCCATTTTTAGTAGCTTGTCGAAAAGTTTAAAGCAGTTACCGTCAGTTGATTATCTAATCATTGGGGTTGCGACGGTGGGAGGGGTTTTGCCACCTGATATGCTCACGATTGTAGAGGAGGCCATCAAAAATGGACTGTCTATTGTGAATGGTTTACACGAATATTTGTCGGAAAAGCCCGAAATAGTAGCACTTGCTGCCCAACATAATGTCCAGCTCATCGACGTTCGTAAACCCAAAGCCCGCAAGGATTTGCATTTTTGGACGGGAGAAATTTATGACGTAAGTTGTCCAATTGTAGCGGTGATTGGGATGGATTGTGCCCTAGGCAAACGCACTACGGCAAGGTTGATTCGTCAAGCTTGTGGGTCACAAAACATCAACGCCCAAATGATTTATACGGGTCAAACGGGCTGGTTGCAGGGTGGAAAATACGGTTTTATTTTTGACTCAACGCTCAACGATTTTGTGTCGGGTGAGGTCGAACACGCCATTGTTTCGTGTTGGAAAGAAACCAATGCCGACCTGATTTTGGTAGAAGGCCAATCGTCGCTCCGAAACCCCAGCGGCCCGTGTGGACTGGAGTTTTTGATTTCTGGCCAAGCCAAGTACGTGGTGTTGGTACACGCTCCGAAACGTATTTATTTTGACAATGAGGCGCATTGGGGTAAAATCCCGTCGGTGGAGTCTGAAATTGAAATCATTGAAAAATTCGGGTCAAAAGTACTTGCATTAGCCCTTAATACGGAAGGTTGCACAGAAAAGGAAGCCCTTGATTTTCAGCAAGAATACCGTTCAAGATTGGCTATACCTGTGGTGTTACCTTTAGAACAAGGGGTTCAGGAAATTGTGGAGCAGCTTCAGCTGCTTTTGGTATAA